The following is a genomic window from Flavobacterium crassostreae.
GTTTTTGAAGAACTAGGGAAGGTTTCTACCATTAAGATATTAGCAGGCCAACACCAAGATCGTTTGGGGGTGATTTCTTTTTATATTGAAGAGTTGCATTTTAATTTAGGAGTAAAGCTTTTGAATGATAAATTTGGAATCCAAACTCGTGGCGGTTGCAGTTGTGCGGGCACTTATGGGCATTTTTTGTTGCATGTAGACCAAGAAACTTCGGATACGTTAATTGATCAAATTAGCCTTGGAGATTTAATTAGAAAACCCGGATGGATCAGAATGTCTATACATCCTACCACCACCAATGCAGAAATTAAATTGGTATGTGATGCGATTAAATCTTTGGCCCAAAACCACTTCTCTTGGGCCTTAGAATACCAATACAATAAGCTTACTAATGAATATGTGCATCAAAATTCGGGCACACCAGAAGCAGATTTGGTTGCCCAATGGTTTGATGTCTAATGTTTTGTGTTTTTTTTGGGTTGGATCAAGAACTGCAGGAGAGCATGGAGCTTCCTATTTTTTGCCTGGCCCAGTCGGGTCTTTTGGCAAACCATTTTTGCGCATTCGGCTGTTCGTGATAGGGTTTTTTGAGCAAAATATGTAGCTCTTCTATCAAGGAATAATCTTCTTTTTCGGCGGCCTCAATGGCTAATTGTGCCATATAATTACGCAAAACGTATTTGGGGTTTACAGCGTTCATGCGGCTTTTTCTATCTGGATCGCTTGCGGTTTCTTTCTGTAAACGAAGGGTGTATTGTGTAATCCAATACAACCAACTATCTTGGGTTTGGGGACTTATTTTTTCGGGCTTATAAAAGGCTTCGGATAGGATCTCAAAGGCAGTTTCTTCGGAATCCGTTTTTTGGAGTTCGCTTAATTTTCGGAAGAAAATGGTGTAGTCTGTTTCGTGCAGGAGTAAATTTTGCGAAAGCAGTTGTAGCAATTCTAAATCTGTTTCGGCTGCCATGCAAAGTCCTAGTTTGTTACGCATCATGGAAGTATAATCTGCCTCATATTGGGTCTGAAAAGCATCCAGAATGGCCTCCAGTGGTGCTGCTTGTTCAATCAGCGGAAACAAAGCATTGGCTAATTGGTACAAATTCCAGAGTGCAATTTGGGGCTGGTTGCCAAAACGGTATCTTCGGTTTTCGCGATCGGTTGTATTTGGTGTCCAGTCTGGGTTGTAGTCTTCTAGCCAGCCATAAGGGCCGTAATCTATGGTGAGTCCTAAAATAGACATGTTGTCGGTGTTCATGACTCCGTGTACAAAACCTACGCGTTGCCAATGGGTGACCATGGTTCTGGTTTTGTCTGCTACGGCTTTAAAAAAAGCAATATAATCGGTCTTTGATGTGCCTTTTATTTCTGGAAAATGGTGTTTTATGGTAAAATTGGTTAGCAATTTTAGTGTTTGCAGGTCTTTTTGAGAAGAAAATAATTCAAAATTACCAAAACGAATAAAAGAAGGAGCTACTCTACAAATTACGGCGCCTTTTTCGTATTCTGGATGGCCATCATACAGAACGTCTCTTAGTACGGTATCTCCTGTCAAAATTAGAGATAAGGAGCGTGTGGTAGGAACACCTAGGTGGTGCATGGCCTCGCTACACAAATGTTCTCTAATAGAAGATCGCAATACGGCCAATCCATCTGCTCTGCGGGAGTAGGGAGTTGCGCCGGCGCCTTTGAGTTGTAGAGTATATTTTTGTTGTAAGTGCTGTATTTGGGTCAAGTTTATTGCTCTACCGTCTCCTAATTGTCCGGCCCAATTACCAAATTGATGTCCAGCATAATTCATGGCATAGGGGCGTGTGTTTGGCAGTATTTCTTTGCCAGAAAAAATAGCTGTAAAGGCAGTGTTGGTAGCCTCTGCAGTAGTTATACCAATTAGTTGTGCTACTTCTTTAGAGTAATGTACCAATTGTGGGTTAGAGGGGATCCTGGGAGTAACGTAAGAAAAACAAGCCTTGGTTACTGCTCTAGGAACTGTATCTTGGTTAGGATCCGCAGGAAGTTCTGTACTAAATGGATTGGTTATTTGAAATTGCATAATTAGATTGTATTAGCATCAAATTTAATAAAATAATACAGAGACGGCAACTAGTTATACTAAAATTGGCTAGGTATTAACGTTGGTGTTTCCATCTTTTGTGGGTCCAAAAATAATATTCTGGCGCTTGGTAGATCTGTTTTTCTACTTCTTGAATAAAACGATGGGTGATGTCAAAATCTGCTGCCAGTTTTGGGTGGTCACTTAAGGGGATTAAAGTAGCTTTATAATGCCCTCTTTTTGTTTTTTCTACTTTAGCAAAAAGCACCGAAAGATCGTATTTTTTGGCCAGCATTTCGGCACCAGTATGTACCGGAACTTCTACTCCCATAAAGTAATCCCAATGCGATATCCGATCGTTTTTTGGAGATTGATCACTTGCCAAACCATAAATGGACAAAATTCCTTTTTTTTGGTTGCTTGAGATTAATGCGATGGTTTCTCGGGTTACTACTAATTGTGTGTTGTATTTAGAACGAATGTCTTTTATAAGCGTGTCAAAATATTTGTTAGAAAGTTTTTTGTAGACTCCCACGCCCTGAAAAGAGGTATTAAGGTTTAAGGTAATGAGCCACTCCCAACTAGCATAATGCGATGCTAAGAGCATAATGCTTTTGCCTTTTTTTTCGTACTCTTTTAGTAATTCGGGATTGGTAATTACAAAACGTTTGTTCATTTCTGTAGAAGACATGGTCATTGTTTTGGTCATTTCTAAAAACAGATCACATAGATGGTGGTAGAATTTTTTTTCAATCTGCAGGCGCTCTTGGTCTGTACGATTTGGTAAGGCTAGAGCAAGATTGGCTTTAACGGTTTTTTTTCGATAGCCTACAACATAATACATTAAAAAGTATAACACATCCGATAGGGCATAAAATACCGGAAACGGAAGTATGGATACAAGCCATAGTAGGGGATAAGCGATTAGGAAAACAAGGAATTGCATGCGGTATTTTTATTGCAAATATAACTTAAAAAATAATAACGTTAAAAAATTAAAAACTACTACAAGAGTGCTCTAGGAGATTCACTACATTTACATTTAAATAAAAAACAAACGTATGAATATCAGTTTAATGGTAATTATTATTGCAAACGTGCTTTTTAGCTTTAAAGGATTTAACGATAGTGCTTTTTTTAGAAAATTCGAATTCCATATAGGAAGCGTGCGTGCAGGGGAGCAAATTAGGTTGTTTTCTTCTGGATTTTTGCATGCGGATATTGGGCATTTGGCCTTTAATATGCTAACTCTTTACTTTTTTGCACCTGTGGTAATTGCTTATTTAGGCAGTATTTCGTTTGTAATTATTTATTTTGGTAGCTTGCTTTTTGGTAGCTTGCTTACTATTGCTTTTCATAAAGAAGATTACAATTATCGTGCTGTAGGAGCCTCTGGCGCAGTTACTGGCATAGTCTATTCTGCAATATTATTACAGCCCGATATGATGTTAGGGCTCTTTTTTATTATACCTATTCCGGCTTATTTATTCGGAATAGCCTATTTGTTGTACTCCATTTATGGCATGCGAGCCAAAAACGACACTATAGGTCATACGGCGCATTTTGGCGGAGCTATTGGCGGGTATTTGATTACATTGGCAATGAATCCCTACTTAGTAGTAGCACATAGCCTTATGGTGGTGTTGTTGGCTATTCCCGTGCTTATTCTTTTTGTGATGGCTAAAATGGGTAAATTATAATGGCATGGCTTTTGAAAGAATAATACTAGTTTATTAAACAAATTTTATAGATTCCAAATTATGAAAAAAACAATAGTAATTTTAGCAATGATGTTTATGGCACACTCTTACGCGCAAGAAATCAAACAAGTTCCGGTTGTGAATGTTAATGGAGAAGCAAAAGTAAAGGTAGTTCCGGATCAAGCCATTATAAGTGCCACTGTAGAGACCAAAGGTAGCAACGCAAAGGAGGTCAAAAGGCTCAATGACCAACAAATCGATGCAGTTTTAAATGTTATCAAAAAATCCAATATTAAAAATACGGATTATAGAACCAAATATGTTGCCTTAAATCCGCAGTATGATTATGAGACAAAAAAAACGAATTATAACGCTACACAAACCATTGAAATTGTACTAAAAAATTTAGCCACCTACGATGCACTTATGGAGGCGTTAGTAACTCAGGGTATTAATAGAATTGATAATGTAGTTTTTCAGTCTTCCGAATTAGCAAAATATGAGGCAGAGGCCAGAAAATTAGCCATGAAGGATGCCAAGCTTAAAGCCGAAGATTATGTATCTGTTTTGGGACAAAAAGTAGGTAAAGCGGTATTGATAACGGATAATTCACAAAACTACCAACCACAGCCCGTTTATGCCAGAATGCAAACCATGAAAATGGAAGGAGCTGCAGGACCAAGAGAGACTTTAGCCACTGGCGAAATAGAAATTATTTCAAACGTGAATGTAAGTTTTGTTTTGGAATAATTGTAAAACATAATTTAATTTAAAATACCCACTTGCTTTGCGTAAGTGGGTATTTTAGTTTTTGGATTCTTCTAAGAATAAATTGTATAAAAAAAAGCAAAAAAAAACGCTTCAATTGCTTGAAGCGTTTTGTGGGGAGAGTAGGATTCGAACCTACGAAGACGTAGTCAGCAGATTTACAGTCTGCCCTCGTTGGCCGCTTGAGTATCTCCCCGTGGCCGTTTGCTTACAACGCTTATGTTGTTGTTAGCGGTGGCAAATATAAGGACACTTTTCGTTTCTACAAACAATTTTGACACTTAATTTTGGATTATTTTTGCACTTTTTTTCAACGTATTGGTATTGAGTAAAATAAAAAAATCTCCCTAAGGAGATTTTTTTATTTTTATACTCTAAACGAAGCTTATTTGGCTAAAAGGGCAATTACTTTTGCTCTTAGTTCTGCACCTCTTAGATCTTTTGCTACTACTTTTCCGGAGGCATCTAGTACAAAAGTAGCTGGAATGGATCTTACGTTATATTGTGCCGCAATAGGTTCGTCCCAGAATTTTAAATTAGACACTTGTGGCCAAGTCAACCTATCTTTAGCAATAGCTTCTTTCCATTTTTTGGCATCTTTATCCAAAGAGACTCCTATAATGTTTAGACCTTTGCTATGCAATTCTTTATAAAGCGCCACTACATTAGGATTTTCTTCTCTACATGGACCACACCAAGATGCCCAAAAATCTACTATGGTAACTTTTCCTAAACTTTCCTTTAACGAAATTATTTTTCCTTCAGGGTTTGGCGCAGAAAAATCGGCTCTTCATTTAGCGTCACCTTCAACAGGTGCTGTTGCTCCAGTTGTAGGTGTTTTGGTTTCGTCTAGTTTTGCTTTAATAGCCTTACCAGGTTTGGTGTTTTTTAAAGACTCGTCAAAACTATTGTAAATTGTTTCTGATTTTTTAATATCTGCACTTGGATCATTAATCATACCTTGAATAATTAAGGCACTAATCAAAGATTTAGGGTGTGTTTCGGCATACTTGATATATTTTGCTTTAGAAGCAACAGCCGTTTCTTCCTGCAATTTTGAAAATTGTTGCATCAAACTATTGATTACAGCAGTATCTTTATTTTGTTGTGCGGTATTCATGGTTTGCATGTTGTTTTTTTGGAAATCCATTAGTTTCTTTTGAACTACTTTGATCTCTTCATTAAAGGTAACATACTCGTCATTATTATACGTACCTGAAACTTTAGATTTTTGAATACTATCTTTATCTATTACAATAGTAATGTCTCCATTTTCAAGAATAAAAGGTACTTTGCCTTGTACTCCTTCTAATTGTAAGGTATGAAAAACAGGTTCTGCTGCTTTACCGTTTATTTCAAATTTTTCATTTTCAACTACCACTGTATCTACAGCTATTAATCCCATACCATTAGCGTCTTGTGTTTCAACGATAATTGTTTTACCATTTTCAATTCCTTTAGCAGTCCCTGAAATAGTGTACTTGTCTTTACTGCAAGAAGTCATTACTACTGCAGCAGAAAGGAATAAAATTATTTTTTTCATTATAAATTAGTTAATTGAGTTAAGTGTGCAAAAGTATTTAAATTTATGATAGTTTAAATCTTTT
Proteins encoded in this region:
- a CDS encoding rhomboid family intramembrane serine protease translates to MNISLMVIIIANVLFSFKGFNDSAFFRKFEFHIGSVRAGEQIRLFSSGFLHADIGHLAFNMLTLYFFAPVVIAYLGSISFVIIYFGSLLFGSLLTIAFHKEDYNYRAVGASGAVTGIVYSAILLQPDMMLGLFFIIPIPAYLFGIAYLLYSIYGMRAKNDTIGHTAHFGGAIGGYLITLAMNPYLVVAHSLMVVLLAIPVLILFVMAKMGKL
- a CDS encoding TlpA family protein disulfide reductase, whose protein sequence is MISLKESLGKVTIVDFWASWCGPCREENPNVVALYKELHSKGLNIIGVSLDKDAKKWKEAIAKDRLTWPQVSNLKFWDEPIAAQYNVRSIPATFVLDASGKVVAKDLRGAELRAKVIALLAK
- a CDS encoding SIMPL domain-containing protein, which encodes MKKTIVILAMMFMAHSYAQEIKQVPVVNVNGEAKVKVVPDQAIISATVETKGSNAKEVKRLNDQQIDAVLNVIKKSNIKNTDYRTKYVALNPQYDYETKKTNYNATQTIEIVLKNLATYDALMEALVTQGINRIDNVVFQSSELAKYEAEARKLAMKDAKLKAEDYVSVLGQKVGKAVLITDNSQNYQPQPVYARMQTMKMEGAAGPRETLATGEIEIISNVNVSFVLE
- a CDS encoding DUF4369 domain-containing protein — its product is MKKIILFLSAAVVMTSCSKDKYTISGTAKGIENGKTIIVETQDANGMGLIAVDTVVVENEKFEINGKAAEPVFHTLQLEGVQGKVPFILENGDITIVIDKDSIQKSKVSGTYNNDEYVTFNEEIKVVQKKLMDFQKNNMQTMNTAQQNKDTAVINSLMQQFSKLQEETAVASKAKYIKYAETHPKSLISALIIQGMINDPSADIKKSETIYNSFDESLKNTKPGKAIKAKLDETKTPTTGATAPVEGDAK
- a CDS encoding protein adenylyltransferase SelO translates to MMQFQITNPFSTELPADPNQDTVPRAVTKACFSYVTPRIPSNPQLVHYSKEVAQLIGITTAEATNTAFTAIFSGKEILPNTRPYAMNYAGHQFGNWAGQLGDGRAINLTQIQHLQQKYTLQLKGAGATPYSRRADGLAVLRSSIREHLCSEAMHHLGVPTTRSLSLILTGDTVLRDVLYDGHPEYEKGAVICRVAPSFIRFGNFELFSSQKDLQTLKLLTNFTIKHHFPEIKGTSKTDYIAFFKAVADKTRTMVTHWQRVGFVHGVMNTDNMSILGLTIDYGPYGWLEDYNPDWTPNTTDRENRRYRFGNQPQIALWNLYQLANALFPLIEQAAPLEAILDAFQTQYEADYTSMMRNKLGLCMAAETDLELLQLLSQNLLLHETDYTIFFRKLSELQKTDSEETAFEILSEAFYKPEKISPQTQDSWLYWITQYTLRLQKETASDPDRKSRMNAVNPKYVLRNYMAQLAIEAAEKEDYSLIEELHILLKKPYHEQPNAQKWFAKRPDWARQKIGSSMLSCSS
- a CDS encoding lysophospholipid acyltransferase family protein — encoded protein: MQFLVFLIAYPLLWLVSILPFPVFYALSDVLYFLMYYVVGYRKKTVKANLALALPNRTDQERLQIEKKFYHHLCDLFLEMTKTMTMSSTEMNKRFVITNPELLKEYEKKGKSIMLLASHYASWEWLITLNLNTSFQGVGVYKKLSNKYFDTLIKDIRSKYNTQLVVTRETIALISSNQKKGILSIYGLASDQSPKNDRISHWDYFMGVEVPVHTGAEMLAKKYDLSVLFAKVEKTKRGHYKATLIPLSDHPKLAADFDITHRFIQEVEKQIYQAPEYYFWTHKRWKHQR